Proteins encoded in a region of the Bacteroidota bacterium genome:
- a CDS encoding shikimate dehydrogenase, producing the protein MTPTAQTRLALLLGDPVAHSRSPAIHNAAFEELGIDAVYLAAHVRPDDLGDAVVGLRALGVLGANVTIPHKQSIIPHLDALTPVAEAIGAVNTVVPQPDGTLLGTNTDAAGFFEPLRPYAERLDGAETVVFGAGGAARAVVYALLTEVRVARLTLVARSPANAEALADDVAHLDPLGAVAVRADDDASEAVQSATLLVNATPLGMHGAHEAETPWSAAADFHAAQIAYDLVYAPAETRFLREAAAHGATPLGGMAMLVGQAAEAFRLWTGQTIPHAAVLRALTST; encoded by the coding sequence ATGACCCCAACCGCTCAGACCCGCCTCGCACTGCTCCTCGGCGACCCCGTGGCGCACTCGCGCTCGCCCGCGATCCACAACGCCGCGTTCGAGGAGCTCGGGATCGACGCCGTCTACCTCGCCGCCCACGTTCGGCCCGACGACCTCGGCGACGCCGTCGTGGGACTGCGGGCACTCGGCGTGCTCGGGGCCAACGTGACGATCCCGCACAAGCAGTCCATCATCCCGCACCTCGACGCGCTCACGCCGGTCGCCGAGGCCATCGGCGCGGTCAACACCGTCGTGCCGCAGCCGGACGGGACGCTCCTCGGGACCAACACCGACGCGGCGGGCTTCTTCGAGCCGCTGCGGCCCTACGCGGAACGCCTCGACGGCGCGGAAACGGTCGTCTTCGGAGCGGGCGGGGCGGCTCGGGCCGTCGTCTACGCACTGCTCACCGAAGTGCGCGTCGCCCGCCTGACGCTCGTCGCGCGCTCGCCCGCCAACGCGGAGGCTCTCGCCGACGACGTCGCCCACCTCGACCCGCTCGGCGCAGTCGCAGTCCGTGCGGACGACGACGCCTCCGAGGCCGTTCAGAGCGCGACGCTGCTCGTCAACGCGACGCCGCTCGGCATGCACGGGGCGCACGAGGCCGAGACGCCATGGAGCGCCGCCGCCGACTTCCACGCAGCGCAGATCGCCTACGACCTCGTCTACGCGCCCGCTGAGACGCGCTTCCTCCGCGAAGCCGCCGCGCACGGCGCAACCCCACTCGGCGGCATGGCCATGCTCGTCGGGCAGGCCGCCGAGGCGTTCCGGCTCTGGACCGGCCAGACGATACCGCATGCCGCCGTGCTGCGTGCCCTCACATCGACCTGA
- a CDS encoding exopolyphosphatase — MRVATIDIGTNTCLLLIADVTPDGALRVAYKEDRFTRLGQGVDGSKNLHPDAIERVMTALAAYKQQADTHGAEAAVIGATSASRDAANRHVLVDRARDELGLDYRVIAGEEEARLSFLGALSAFPDLDRAVVLDIGGGSTELITGRRTGDASQDGIEIEHRVSLDVGAVRLTERCFETIPPSAYHVVTARRTVTDALGTVPLDGRLPLLGASGTTRALAKLVHPDNPWQDVPTAEIHAWSKRLLTLAPDEVLALNPAAMEGRSDVFAAGVLILDLVCANGGFDAYRPSPRGLRYGLALDWARRHA; from the coding sequence TTGCGCGTTGCCACCATCGACATCGGCACCAACACCTGCCTCCTCCTCATCGCCGACGTGACGCCCGACGGGGCGCTCCGCGTCGCCTACAAAGAAGACCGCTTCACGCGCCTCGGCCAGGGCGTCGACGGAAGCAAGAACCTCCACCCGGACGCCATCGAGCGGGTGATGACGGCCCTCGCAGCCTACAAGCAGCAGGCCGACACCCACGGTGCCGAGGCGGCTGTGATCGGCGCGACGAGCGCATCCCGCGACGCCGCCAACCGGCACGTCCTCGTGGACCGCGCGCGCGACGAACTCGGCCTCGACTACCGCGTGATCGCGGGCGAGGAAGAAGCCCGGCTGAGCTTCCTCGGTGCGCTCTCGGCGTTTCCGGACCTCGACCGCGCGGTCGTCCTCGACATCGGCGGCGGCTCCACAGAACTCATCACGGGCCGCCGCACGGGCGACGCGTCACAGGACGGCATCGAGATCGAGCACCGCGTGAGCCTCGACGTGGGCGCGGTGCGGCTCACTGAGCGCTGCTTCGAGACGATCCCCCCGAGCGCCTACCACGTCGTCACCGCGCGGCGCACCGTCACGGACGCGCTCGGGACGGTCCCGCTCGACGGACGCCTCCCGCTCCTCGGCGCCTCGGGCACGACGAGGGCGCTCGCCAAGCTCGTCCACCCCGACAACCCGTGGCAGGACGTGCCCACTGCCGAGATCCACGCGTGGAGCAAGCGTCTGCTCACGCTCGCACCCGACGAGGTACTCGCGCTCAACCCCGCAGCCATGGAAGGGCGCAGCGACGTGTTCGCGGCGGGCGTGCTCATCCTCGACCTCGTGTGTGCGAACGGTGGCTTCGACGCCTACCGCCCCAGCCCGCGCGGCCTGCGCTACGGCCTCGCGCTGGACTGGGCGCGGCGTCATGCCTAG
- a CDS encoding cupin domain-containing protein — MTAINLADKFAALDRLWEPHVVAELNGQAVKVARVQGEFVWHKHDDIDELFWVVRGRLRIEFRDRVVELGPGEVCVVPRGVEHRPVADEVAEIVLFEPLGVVNTGDAAPSDLTAPVDARL, encoded by the coding sequence ATGACTGCAATCAACCTTGCCGACAAGTTTGCGGCGCTCGACAGGCTCTGGGAGCCGCATGTGGTCGCGGAGCTCAACGGGCAGGCCGTCAAGGTCGCGCGCGTGCAAGGGGAGTTCGTCTGGCACAAGCACGACGACATCGACGAGCTCTTCTGGGTGGTGCGCGGGCGGCTGCGGATCGAGTTTCGGGACCGCGTGGTGGAGTTGGGTCCTGGCGAGGTGTGCGTGGTGCCGCGCGGCGTGGAGCACCGGCCCGTCGCCGACGAGGTGGCGGAGATCGTACTCTTCGAGCCGCTCGGCGTCGTCAACACCGGCGATGCGGCCCCGTCCGACCTGACCGCGCCCGTCGATGCCCGGCTCTGA
- a CDS encoding Mrp/NBP35 family ATP-binding protein: MPPPNAGPQAPTPPSIPGVKNAIAVASGKGGVGKSTVAANLAVALSQAGHKVGLVDTDIYGPSVPTMFGVPEGEKPRLNDERKILPLRRYGVKLLSMGFLVDTRNAVIWRGPMVSSAVRQFLSDADWGELDYLILDLPPGTGDIQLTIVQTIPLTGSVVVSTPQKVALDDARKGVALFQNVNVPVLGIVENMAYFVPPDLPDRRYYLFGQGGARKLAEELGVPLLGEVPIEEQLRESGDRGKPIVVAEPESASAKAFQRIAEETITQVTIRNESEPPTQPIEILYK; the protein is encoded by the coding sequence ATGCCTCCGCCCAACGCCGGGCCGCAAGCGCCCACGCCCCCCTCGATCCCCGGCGTCAAGAACGCCATCGCCGTCGCGTCCGGAAAGGGCGGCGTCGGCAAGAGCACGGTCGCGGCCAACCTCGCCGTCGCGCTCAGCCAGGCCGGGCACAAAGTCGGCCTCGTGGACACCGACATCTACGGCCCGAGCGTCCCGACGATGTTCGGCGTGCCCGAGGGCGAGAAGCCGCGCCTCAACGACGAGCGCAAGATTCTTCCGCTGCGGCGCTATGGCGTGAAGCTGCTCTCGATGGGCTTCCTCGTGGACACCCGCAACGCCGTCATCTGGCGCGGCCCGATGGTGTCGTCCGCCGTCCGGCAGTTCCTCAGCGACGCCGACTGGGGCGAGCTCGACTATCTGATCCTGGACCTTCCGCCGGGCACAGGCGACATCCAGCTCACCATCGTCCAGACGATCCCGCTCACGGGGTCCGTCGTCGTCTCGACGCCGCAGAAGGTGGCGCTGGACGACGCGCGCAAGGGCGTGGCGCTCTTCCAGAACGTGAACGTGCCCGTGCTCGGCATCGTGGAGAACATGGCCTACTTCGTGCCGCCGGACCTGCCCGACCGGCGCTACTACCTCTTCGGCCAGGGCGGGGCGCGCAAGCTCGCCGAGGAGCTCGGCGTGCCGCTCCTCGGCGAGGTGCCCATCGAAGAGCAGCTCCGCGAGTCGGGCGACCGCGGCAAGCCCATCGTCGTAGCCGAGCCAGAGAGCGCATCGGCCAAAGCGTTCCAGCGCATCGCGGAGGAGACGATCACGCAGGTCACGATTCGCAACGAGAGCGAGCCGCCGACGCAGCCCATCGAGATTCTGTACAAGTAA
- a CDS encoding AAA domain-containing protein translates to MHAPLVRYLRDCFEEDHRRATLWNVFAKTIGPRYVVPEREDILTGDLTLLPLVGETAVDFQKATTLYQREKELLYASLFVVGSWPRTEQDRDDDTVGGFGRPVRICAPLLTYPATLQERPGGTFAALDLSDPRLNEGLLRALDSSQEGPDQKDDATLSERLWDHLTAEPLSAASLYELAALLQETVPSLDGTQAEAFPALVDAAALRTRMPKRGLALLPASMLLLAPRGRGTRGVLSELDALATTTQLSAPLRFLFTGQQAPAPRQSGDHLVPAILSRPQQAILDRAAERTASVVVGPPGTGKSYTIAALAAEHVLRGETVLVASKMDHAVDVVADKIERQLGMPGVAMRAGRRGYGKALKAYFRQLLSGMHTQDAPTEHALNEQRRRLLRSHAAIDKAEAGLAKRERQEAAWSRALADAPRSLRARWAAWRTSRTEAVWHLAERYEARLRRFVVEAQDYARQRNAYRLADVLKRRRLEIQLLDQALRARASGTQKKRFESIRLDTLLAAFPVWLVALGDLAETLPMERELFDLAIIDEASQCDLASVLPLFQRAKRVVVVGDPQQLRHLSFLARPRQAALAEKHGLDARTTADFDYRSRSILDLMDARIGSQDDVVFLDEHYRSAPPIIAFSNARFYGERLRVMTAKPTPPPVPPLVLHRVDGHRAASGVNDTEVEHVLDAVVALVAEDAEAPGGSARSIGVLSPFRAQVDALGDALTARFEASVLDRHRVMVGTPFTFQGEERDVMLLSFALDSDSHSAAFRYLDRADVFNVAVTRARYQQHVITSLDPRQVAADSLPGAYLQHIAEASLTNSAVVTRAASLDRFAAEVVAGLEERGWTCRVGFPIAGLHLDLVVMDEAHACGIDLIGYPGAFEAQLAPDRIRILGRATLPVLPLPYARWYLDQTACLDAVGDALRRAPALAPHFIRETSDGSLDPRT, encoded by the coding sequence ATGCACGCGCCCCTCGTCCGCTACCTCCGCGACTGCTTTGAGGAGGACCACCGCCGCGCGACGCTGTGGAACGTCTTTGCCAAAACCATCGGGCCGCGCTACGTCGTCCCCGAGCGCGAGGACATCCTGACGGGCGACCTGACACTGCTCCCGCTCGTCGGCGAGACGGCAGTGGATTTCCAGAAGGCGACGACGCTCTACCAGCGCGAGAAGGAGCTGCTCTACGCGAGCCTGTTCGTCGTCGGGTCGTGGCCGCGCACCGAGCAGGACCGCGACGACGACACAGTCGGGGGATTCGGGCGCCCCGTGCGGATCTGCGCGCCGCTACTCACCTACCCCGCCACGCTCCAGGAACGTCCTGGCGGGACCTTCGCTGCGCTCGACCTCAGTGACCCGCGCCTGAACGAAGGCCTGCTCCGCGCGCTCGACTCTAGCCAGGAGGGCCCAGACCAGAAGGACGACGCAACGCTCAGCGAGCGGCTTTGGGACCACCTCACCGCCGAGCCACTCAGCGCAGCTAGTCTCTACGAACTCGCCGCACTGCTGCAGGAAACCGTCCCCTCGCTCGACGGCACGCAGGCCGAGGCCTTTCCGGCACTTGTCGATGCGGCAGCGTTGCGGACACGCATGCCAAAGCGCGGCCTCGCGCTCCTCCCCGCTTCGATGCTACTGCTCGCCCCGCGCGGGCGCGGTACCCGCGGCGTCCTCAGCGAACTCGACGCGCTGGCCACCACGACGCAGCTTTCGGCTCCGCTGCGGTTTCTGTTCACCGGTCAGCAGGCTCCAGCGCCCCGGCAGTCTGGCGACCACCTCGTCCCGGCTATCCTGAGCCGCCCGCAGCAGGCCATCCTCGACCGCGCGGCCGAGCGAACGGCGTCGGTGGTGGTGGGGCCACCAGGCACGGGCAAGTCGTACACCATCGCGGCGCTCGCAGCCGAGCATGTCCTGCGCGGCGAGACGGTGCTCGTCGCCTCGAAGATGGACCATGCCGTCGATGTCGTCGCCGACAAGATCGAACGGCAACTCGGCATGCCCGGCGTGGCGATGAGAGCCGGACGGCGCGGCTATGGCAAGGCGCTCAAGGCGTACTTCCGCCAGCTGCTCAGCGGGATGCATACGCAAGACGCGCCGACCGAGCACGCACTCAACGAGCAGCGTCGGCGCCTACTGCGCAGCCACGCTGCCATCGACAAGGCGGAAGCTGGGCTGGCCAAGCGCGAGCGGCAAGAGGCCGCCTGGAGCCGCGCGCTCGCCGACGCGCCCCGGAGCCTGCGTGCTCGATGGGCAGCCTGGCGCACCAGCCGCACCGAGGCGGTCTGGCACCTCGCCGAGCGCTACGAGGCGCGCCTCCGCCGCTTCGTTGTGGAGGCGCAGGACTATGCCCGACAGCGCAACGCGTATCGCCTGGCCGATGTCCTGAAGCGGCGGCGGCTGGAAATTCAACTCCTCGACCAGGCGCTCCGCGCTCGCGCGAGCGGCACCCAGAAGAAACGCTTCGAGAGCATCCGGCTAGACACGCTGTTGGCCGCCTTTCCCGTCTGGCTCGTCGCGCTGGGCGACCTCGCCGAGACGCTGCCGATGGAACGCGAGTTGTTCGACCTCGCCATCATCGACGAGGCGTCGCAGTGCGACCTCGCGAGCGTGCTCCCGCTCTTCCAGCGGGCGAAGCGGGTCGTGGTCGTCGGGGACCCGCAGCAGTTGCGGCACCTGTCGTTTCTCGCACGGCCCCGGCAGGCCGCCCTCGCGGAGAAACATGGCCTTGATGCTCGAACGACTGCCGACTTCGACTACCGGAGCCGTAGCATCCTCGACTTGATGGACGCGCGCATAGGCTCGCAGGACGATGTAGTGTTTCTCGACGAGCACTACCGCAGCGCGCCGCCGATCATCGCCTTCAGCAACGCGCGGTTCTACGGCGAGCGGCTGCGTGTGATGACGGCCAAGCCCACGCCGCCGCCGGTACCTCCGCTCGTGCTGCACCGCGTGGACGGACACCGCGCGGCCTCGGGCGTGAACGACACCGAGGTCGAGCACGTGCTCGACGCGGTCGTGGCACTCGTAGCCGAGGACGCTGAGGCTCCGGGCGGGTCGGCGCGCTCCATCGGCGTGCTGTCGCCCTTCCGCGCACAGGTCGATGCCCTCGGTGACGCCCTCACGGCACGCTTCGAGGCGAGCGTCCTCGACCGGCATCGAGTGATGGTCGGGACGCCGTTCACGTTCCAGGGCGAGGAGCGCGATGTAATGCTCCTCTCGTTCGCACTTGACAGCGATTCCCACAGCGCCGCCTTCCGCTACCTCGACCGCGCCGACGTGTTCAACGTCGCCGTGACCCGCGCCCGCTACCAGCAGCACGTCATCACCTCGCTCGACCCGCGCCAGGTGGCCGCTGACTCGCTGCCTGGCGCTTATCTCCAACATATCGCCGAGGCGAGTCTGACCAACTCGGCCGTGGTCACGCGCGCGGCCTCGCTCGATCGGTTTGCAGCCGAGGTCGTTGCCGGACTGGAAGAACGAGGCTGGACGTGCCGGGTCGGCTTCCCTATCGCCGGGCTGCACCTCGATCTTGTGGTGATGGACGAGGCGCATGCGTGCGGCATCGACCTGATCGGCTATCCGGGGGCCTTTGAGGCGCAGCTGGCCCCCGATCGGATCCGCATACTGGGCCGGGCGACGCTTCCGGTGCTCCCGCTCCCGTACGCACGCTGGTACCTCGACCAGACGGCATGCCTCGATGCGGTCGGGGATGCGTTGCGTCGCGCCCCAGCCCTTGCTCCTCATTTCATCCGGGAAACCTCCGACGGGAGCCTAGACCCGCGAACCTGA
- a CDS encoding NifU family protein codes for MSTTTTLQDDALNQRIEETLDTIRPYLMADGGSVRLQSVTDDMVVELELLGACGTCPMSMMTLRAGIEQALKRAVPEITRVEAVTPSAH; via the coding sequence ATGAGCACCACGACCACCCTTCAGGACGACGCGCTGAACCAGCGCATCGAAGAAACCCTCGACACGATCCGGCCTTACCTGATGGCCGACGGTGGCTCGGTGCGCCTGCAGAGTGTCACCGACGACATGGTGGTCGAGCTCGAACTCCTCGGCGCCTGCGGGACGTGCCCGATGAGCATGATGACGCTGCGCGCAGGCATCGAGCAGGCGCTCAAGCGCGCGGTGCCCGAGATCACCCGCGTGGAGGCCGTGACGCCGTCCGCGCATTAG
- a CDS encoding AP2 domain-containing protein produces the protein MSEHRNITRIDIEPSAEPPRRSATHGWQVRVRRNGARHTKFFSDSRHGTPDAALGAAISYRDTLLDALPDATPPSARRAWSNTGVSGLSLRTKAGKDGDEKLYVQLSWIDAEGKRRGAAYSVAKWGLRRALWNGCLRLYREHEEAGRDTVEPHLNFATAQETLSELLEEEQRKEDEAKSEEEARQRAEAADRGEVPSLNLDRLAPVERMQKEEKIQEHLESKLFGK, from the coding sequence ATGAGCGAGCACCGCAACATCACCCGCATCGATATCGAGCCGAGTGCCGAGCCGCCGCGTCGCAGCGCGACGCACGGCTGGCAGGTGCGCGTGCGCAGAAATGGCGCGCGTCACACCAAGTTCTTCTCGGACTCGCGCCACGGCACGCCAGACGCAGCCCTCGGTGCGGCGATCTCTTACCGCGATACCTTGCTCGACGCATTGCCTGACGCCACGCCCCCCTCCGCCCGCCGCGCCTGGTCCAATACCGGCGTCTCCGGCCTCAGCCTCCGCACCAAGGCCGGTAAGGACGGCGACGAGAAGCTCTACGTCCAGCTCTCCTGGATCGACGCCGAGGGCAAGCGGCGCGGTGCCGCCTACTCCGTCGCCAAGTGGGGCCTGCGCCGCGCGCTCTGGAACGGCTGCCTCCGCCTCTACCGCGAACACGAGGAGGCGGGCCGCGACACCGTCGAGCCGCACCTCAACTTTGCCACCGCGCAGGAGACCCTAAGTGAGTTGCTCGAAGAGGAGCAGCGCAAGGAGGACGAGGCTAAGAGCGAGGAAGAGGCCCGCCAGCGCGCCGAGGCGGCTGATCGTGGCGAGGTCCCCTCGCTCAACCTCGACCGGCTCGCCCCCGTGGAGCGCATGCAGAAGGAGGAGAAGATCCAGGAGCACCTAGAGTCGAAGCTGTTTGGGAAATAG
- a CDS encoding nuclear transport factor 2 family protein — MHPNAALIDRFYTAFQQRDAEGMAACYHPDVVFSDPAFPHLVGDEARAMWAMLCERGTDLVLSHSDVHADDTTGRAAWEATYTFGGKRKVHNRIQAHFRFEDGLIREHRDTFSFPRWARQALGPMGLALGWTPFVQNKVRQQARKGLDRYMAKQSE; from the coding sequence ATGCACCCGAACGCTGCGCTGATCGACCGCTTCTACACGGCCTTCCAACAACGCGACGCCGAGGGAATGGCCGCGTGCTACCACCCCGATGTCGTCTTCAGCGACCCGGCGTTCCCGCACCTCGTGGGCGACGAGGCCCGCGCGATGTGGGCGATGCTCTGCGAGCGCGGCACCGACCTCGTACTCTCCCACAGCGACGTCCACGCTGACGACACGACCGGCCGTGCTGCCTGGGAGGCCACGTACACCTTCGGTGGCAAGCGCAAGGTCCACAACCGCATCCAGGCGCACTTCCGCTTCGAGGATGGCCTGATCCGCGAGCACCGCGACACATTCAGCTTCCCGCGCTGGGCGCGGCAGGCGCTCGGCCCGATGGGGCTCGCGCTCGGCTGGACGCCGTTTGTCCAAAACAAGGTGCGCCAGCAGGCTCGCAAAGGCCTCGATCGGTATATGGCAAAGCAGAGCGAATGA
- the atpG gene encoding ATP synthase F1 subunit gamma, producing the protein MASLRDIRDRIKTVKNTQQITRAMKMVAAAKLRRAQERIFNTRPYAFKIRELIGHLRSGVDPSSHPLFQARESVDAALVVVVTSDRGLAGAFNANILKKAEATIAERYADLEAAGGLYILAVGRKSHEHFSKRGYQMVMDTDGADFRGVFNSLSVTQATRVIESAMEGWDAGRWDEVTVVYNEFKNTITQNRIAEQLIPIPADGFLTPVMQASEDYIEAEDNGEVEYIFEPNAQRLLDDLVPRFLTYQLWRMLLESNAAEQGARMVAMDNATTNAGELLKDLKLTYNRARQAAITTEIIEISSGAEALKAAS; encoded by the coding sequence ATGGCTTCCCTTCGCGACATCCGCGACCGCATCAAGACGGTCAAGAACACGCAGCAGATCACGCGCGCCATGAAGATGGTGGCGGCGGCGAAGCTGAGGCGGGCCCAGGAGCGCATCTTCAACACGCGTCCCTACGCCTTCAAAATCCGCGAGCTGATCGGCCACCTCCGCTCAGGCGTGGACCCGTCGAGCCACCCGCTCTTCCAGGCGCGGGAATCGGTGGACGCGGCCCTCGTCGTCGTCGTGACGAGCGACCGCGGCCTCGCTGGGGCGTTCAACGCGAACATCCTCAAGAAGGCCGAGGCGACCATCGCAGAGCGCTACGCCGATCTCGAAGCGGCGGGTGGGCTCTACATCCTCGCCGTGGGGCGCAAATCGCATGAGCACTTCTCGAAGCGCGGCTATCAGATGGTGATGGACACCGACGGCGCCGACTTCCGTGGCGTCTTCAACAGCCTCAGCGTCACGCAGGCCACGCGCGTCATCGAGTCCGCGATGGAAGGGTGGGACGCTGGGCGGTGGGACGAGGTCACGGTCGTCTATAACGAGTTCAAAAACACGATCACGCAGAACCGGATCGCGGAGCAACTCATCCCGATTCCCGCTGACGGCTTCCTCACGCCGGTCATGCAGGCCAGCGAGGACTACATCGAAGCGGAGGACAACGGCGAAGTCGAGTACATCTTCGAGCCCAACGCACAGCGCCTCCTCGACGACCTCGTGCCGCGCTTCCTCACCTACCAACTCTGGCGCATGCTGCTGGAGTCGAACGCCGCCGAGCAGGGCGCGCGCATGGTGGCGATGGACAACGCGACCACGAACGCGGGCGAGCTGCTGAAGGACCTCAAGCTGACCTACAACCGCGCTCGCCAGGCCGCCATCACGACGGAGATCATCGAGATCTCGTCCGGCGCCGAAGCGCTCAAAGCCGCGTCGTAG
- the atpA gene encoding F0F1 ATP synthase subunit alpha, with amino-acid sequence MATIRPDEVTAVLREELGGFSSETDVYEVGTVLQVGDGIARLYGLSNVQAGELIEFTETGVTGMVLNLEEDNVGAVLFGEVDQVKEGHEAKRTGRIASISVGEGMLGRVIDPLGNAVDGRGPITGDLLEMPLERKAPGVIYREPVTEPLQTGIKSIDAMIPIGRGQRELVIGDRQTGKTAVLIDTIINQKQTHEEGGSPVFCVYVAVGQKASTVAQVQRALEANGAMDYTVIVNAPASSPAPLQFIAPFAGACIGEFFRDTGRHALVVYDDLSKQAVAYREVSLLLRRPPGREAYPGDVFYLHSRLLERAAKITASDEIAGQMNDLPDSLQGKVKGGGSLTALPVIETQAGDVSAYIPTNVISITDGQIYLESNLFNAGVRPAINVGISVSRVGGNAQIKAMKKVAGTLRLDLAQYRELEAFAKFGSDLDPATQRQLNRGARLVEILKQAQYQPVPVAEQVALIYAVTNGFADSIPTSKMRQFEREYREALRLKHAAHLDDLATSGKMSDEAKAAIESEAKDVAATLS; translated from the coding sequence ATGGCTACGATTCGACCGGACGAAGTCACTGCTGTCCTCCGCGAAGAGCTGGGCGGCTTTTCCAGCGAAACCGACGTCTACGAGGTCGGCACCGTCCTCCAAGTCGGCGACGGTATCGCGCGCCTCTATGGCCTCTCGAACGTCCAGGCCGGTGAGCTGATCGAGTTCACCGAGACGGGCGTCACCGGCATGGTGCTCAACCTCGAAGAGGACAACGTCGGTGCCGTGCTCTTCGGCGAAGTCGACCAGGTGAAGGAGGGCCACGAGGCCAAGCGCACCGGTCGAATTGCCTCGATCAGCGTCGGCGAGGGCATGCTCGGCCGCGTGATCGACCCGCTCGGCAACGCCGTCGACGGCCGCGGTCCCATCACGGGCGACCTCCTAGAGATGCCGCTGGAGCGCAAGGCACCGGGCGTGATCTACCGCGAGCCGGTCACCGAGCCGCTCCAGACCGGTATCAAGTCGATCGACGCGATGATCCCGATCGGTCGTGGCCAGCGTGAGCTCGTCATCGGCGATCGCCAGACCGGTAAGACGGCGGTCCTGATCGACACGATCATCAACCAGAAGCAGACGCACGAGGAGGGCGGCAGCCCGGTCTTCTGCGTCTACGTCGCCGTCGGCCAGAAGGCCTCCACGGTGGCCCAGGTGCAGCGCGCGCTCGAAGCCAACGGCGCGATGGACTATACCGTCATCGTCAACGCCCCGGCCTCGTCGCCCGCGCCGCTCCAGTTCATCGCGCCCTTCGCCGGCGCGTGCATCGGCGAGTTCTTCCGCGACACGGGCCGCCACGCGCTCGTCGTCTACGATGACCTCTCGAAGCAGGCCGTCGCCTACCGCGAGGTGTCGCTGCTGCTCCGCCGCCCGCCAGGCCGCGAAGCCTACCCGGGTGACGTCTTCTACCTCCACAGCCGCCTCCTGGAGCGCGCCGCCAAGATCACGGCGTCCGACGAGATTGCTGGTCAGATGAATGACCTCCCGGACAGTCTCCAGGGCAAGGTCAAGGGTGGTGGTTCGCTCACGGCGCTCCCTGTCATCGAGACGCAGGCGGGCGACGTGTCGGCCTACATTCCGACCAACGTGATCTCGATCACGGACGGCCAGATCTACCTCGAGTCCAACCTCTTCAACGCGGGTGTGCGCCCGGCCATCAACGTCGGCATCTCGGTGTCGCGTGTGGGTGGCAACGCCCAGATCAAGGCGATGAAGAAGGTCGCCGGTACGCTCCGCCTCGACCTCGCCCAGTACCGCGAGCTGGAGGCGTTCGCCAAGTTCGGCTCCGACCTCGACCCGGCTACACAACGCCAGCTCAACCGCGGCGCGCGCCTCGTCGAGATCCTAAAGCAGGCGCAGTACCAGCCGGTGCCGGTCGCTGAGCAGGTGGCGCTGATCTACGCCGTCACGAATGGCTTCGCCGATAGCATCCCGACCTCGAAGATGCGTCAGTTCGAGCGCGAGTACCGCGAGGCGCTCCGTCTCAAACACGCCGCGCACCTCGACGACCTCGCCACGTCCGGCAAGATGAGCGACGAGGCCAAGGCCGCCATCGAGAGCGAGGCCAAGGACGTCGCTGCTACGCTGAGCTAG
- the atpH gene encoding ATP synthase F1 subunit delta — MNPVARRYAQALYQEAEALEASAAGSVEKIDADVRDLRTSLADSRDLLLLFESPVIPNDKKTSVVEKLLKGNVQPLTLDFVKLLVQKDRDGLLPEVLDAYQALRDEVNGVVEADVRSAMPLSAKETKALTKTLQQRTGKKVRLQVRVDEALMGGIVVRIGDQVYDGSVRHQLAQLRDQFAQRAYVSMN; from the coding sequence ATGAACCCCGTCGCTCGACGCTACGCGCAGGCGCTCTACCAGGAGGCTGAGGCTCTAGAAGCAAGTGCCGCCGGGTCGGTCGAGAAGATCGACGCCGACGTGCGCGACCTCCGCACCAGCCTCGCCGACTCCCGCGACCTGCTGCTCCTCTTCGAGAGCCCCGTCATCCCGAACGACAAGAAGACGTCGGTGGTGGAGAAGCTCCTTAAGGGCAACGTGCAGCCGCTCACGCTCGACTTTGTGAAGCTGCTCGTCCAGAAAGACCGCGACGGGCTGCTCCCCGAGGTGCTCGACGCCTACCAGGCCCTCCGCGACGAGGTCAACGGTGTCGTCGAAGCCGACGTGCGCTCCGCGATGCCGCTCTCCGCGAAGGAGACCAAAGCCCTCACCAAGACGCTTCAGCAGCGCACCGGCAAGAAGGTGCGCCTCCAGGTCCGCGTCGACGAAGCCCTGATGGGCGGCATCGTCGTCCGCATCGGCGACCAGGTCTACGACGGTTCCGTCCGTCACCAACTCGCGCAGCTCCGCGACCAGTTCGCCCAGCGCGCCTACGTTTCAATGAACTAG